In Primulina eburnea isolate SZY01 chromosome 14, ASM2296580v1, whole genome shotgun sequence, the following proteins share a genomic window:
- the LOC140812898 gene encoding histone-lysine N-methyltransferase ATXR4 — protein sequence MSPIERCSRLAFDFRKFQGEKTLSFLSSFSTSRSPPPIVIGNTESAGRGVFATRRIYAGELIHTAQPIVSHPSLNSLYDVCDFCLRKLSKQNADSESLRFCSNQCEKQSYNFYEVEKKADWSRFHEYCRMQGLKYPLLVKRLASKVISGAFSPQVLDILQPEALSVQKISLMKRELCLLRSTFEDINIERELLSFLTEEWYTGVLSRIRINAFRIEYPGGSYDDLLSSAAASVEAEAAVGNAVYMLLSLYNHDCDPNVNILWVENVDAKLKALREIQAGEELRICYMDASMDYEARQTFLLEGFGFRCKCLRCMSKD from the exons ATGTCACCTATTGAACGTTGCAGCCGCTTGGCTTTCGATTTCCGAAAATTTCAGGGAGAAAAAACGTTGTCGTTCCTCTCCTCCTTCTCCACCTCAAGATCGCCGCCTCCGATTGTCATCGGAAATACCGAGTCTGCAGGTCGAGGCGTGTTTGCCACTCGGAGAATCTACGCCGGTGAACTCATCCACACTGCCCAACCCATTGTTTCTCACCCCTCCCTCAATTCGCTTTACGATGTCTGCGATTTCTGCCTCAGAAAGCTTTCGAAACAAAACGCCGATTCGGAATCTCTGAGATTTTGCAGCAATCAATGTGAAAAACAATCCTAT AATTTCTATGAGGTAGAGAAGAAGGCAGATTGGTCCAGATTCCATGAATACTGCCG AATGCAGGGTCTAAAATATCCTCTCCTCGTCAAACGGTTGGCTAGTAAGGTTATATCTGGAGCTTTTTCTCCCCAAGTTCTTGACATACTTCAACCAGAGGCTTTATCAGTCCAAAAAATTTCACTA ATGAAGAGGGAGCTTTGCCTGCTAAGAAGTACTTTCGAGGACATAAATATTGAAAGGGAGCTACTGTCGT TTCTTACTGAAGAATGGTATACTGGTGTTTTGTCACGGATTCGCATAAATGCTTTTCGTATCGAATATCCTGGAGGATCATATGATGATCTTCTTTcatcagcagcagcatcagTTGAAGCAGAAGCTGCTGTTGGAAATGCTGTTTATATGCTTCTATCCCTATACAATCATGATTGTG ATCCCAATGTAAATATTTTATGGGTAGAAAATGTGGATGCTAAACTAAAGGCTCTCCGTGAAATCCAAGCAG GAGAAGAGTTGCGAATTTGCTATATGGACGCAAGCATGGATTACGAGGCCCGGCAAACTTTCCTGCTTGAAGGATTTGGTTTTCGGTGCAAGTGTCTTAGATGTATGTCAAAAGACTGA